GGGGCCGGCAGATGCTCGCCGCCCTCGGCAGCTGGGCGAACTGCGCCGGCGCTGTCGTCGGGCACGCCAAGCTCACCGTCGAGGCCGGTGACGGCGACTTCGCCAAGCTCAGCCTGACCGCCGCCGGCGCGGAGCCGACGGTCGACCGGGCCGCCGAGAAGACGGCGACGACGGCGCGGGTGATCGTCAACGCCCGCGTCGCCTGCGAGCCCGCCGAACTCGACGCCGCCGTCCGCGAAGCCGTGGCCACGGCGAACGCCGCCACCGGTGCCCGTTCCGCGGCCACCGCGCCGGTGTCGTTCAAGCCGGGCTACCCCACCCCGGTCCACCGGCTCGCCGCCACTGGCGCCTGACTCCGAGAGACGACCATGACCGACACCACCACCGCCGAGATCCAGGACTACTACCGAGGGAAGGCCGCCGAGGCCGCGGAAGCGAAGAGCTGCTGCGCGCCGGACCCGACGCGCTTCGGGCCCGGCGCCTACGGCGACATCGGCCCCGACGAAGCCTCCGACGCCGCGCTGCTGGCCAGCATCGGCTGCGGCAACCCGACCGCCGTGGCGGAGCTGCGCGACGGCGAGACCGTCCTGGACCTCGGCTCCGGCGCCGGGCTGGACCTCATCCTGTCCGCACGCCGCGTCGGCCCGGACGGGCAGGTCTTCGGCCTGGACTTCCTCGAGGAGATGCTCGCCGTCGCCCGGCAGAACATCGAAGACGCCGAGGTCGACAACGTCATCCTGCTCAAGGGCACGATCGAGCAGATCCCGCTCCCCGCCGCCACCGTCGACGTCATCATCTCCAACTGCGTGATCAACCTGTCACTGGACAAGCCCGCGGTGTTCGCCGAAATGGCGCGCGTGCTCGCCCCCGGCGGCCGGCTCGGGATCACCGACGTCGTCGCCGAGGACCACCTCACGCCCGCCGACCGCGCCGAGCGCGGCGGCGTCAGCCAGTGCATCGCCGGCGCACTGTCCCAGGCCGAGTACCTCGCGCTGCTGGCCGAGGTCGGGCTGACCGATGCCGAGGTCGTGTTCACGCAGGACGCCGCCGACGGCATGCACTCGGCCATCATCCGCGCCCGCAAGCCGGGTGCCGACGACTGCGGACCCGGCAGCGGCTGCTGCTGAGCACCGAGGTTTTCGATCACTGAGGGGAGTACCTGGATGTCTTTCACCGCGATAGTCGTGTTCGTCCTCGTCGCCGCGCTGGCGGCGGTCAACGGCAGCAACGATGTCCCCAAGGGCGTCGCCACCCTGGCCGGGGCCGGAGTCACCAAGTACAAGACGGCGATCATCTGGGGCACGATCACCACGCTGCTCGGCTGCGTCTTCTCGCTCGGCCTCGCCTCGAAGATGACCGCCCTGTTCTCCAAGGGCATCATCACCGGCGCCACGACCGACGCGTTCGCTGTCGCCGTGCTCGCCGGCGCCGCGTTCTGGGTCGGCCTGGCCACCATCCTGCGGCTGCCCGTTTCGACGACCCACGCCCTCATCGGCGGCATGGTCGGCGCCGGCCTGCTGATGAGCACCGGTGGCGTGTCGTGGAGTGCCGTCGGCAGCAAGCTCGTCACGCCGTTGCTGGTCAGCATCGTCGTCGCCTACGCCATCACGCTGATCCTCGCCGTCGTGACCGGCGCCGCGACCAAGCGCCGGTCCGCCGCCACCCCGCCGGTCCTGTCCTCCGGCAGCGGGGACGTCGCCGTGCAGACGGCGCCCGTGGTGACGCCGGAGAAGACCTCCGCTCGGATCATGACCGCGGCGCACTGGTTCACCAGCGGCGCCACCGGCTTCGCCCGCGGCCTCAACGACACCCCGAAGATCGTCGCCATCGGCGCGTTCGCCCTGGTCCCGGCCGGAATGCAGCCGTGGCACATCATGATCCTGGTGACCGCCGCGATGGCCGCCGGCTCGCTGCTGGGCGGCATGCGGGTCGCGGAGAAGCTCGGCGAAGGCGTGGTCAAGATGAACCACCGCGAAGGCTTCCTGGCCAACCTCACCACCGCCGCCCTCGTCGGAGTCGGTGCCGGGGCCGGGCTGCCGATGTCGACCACACACGTGTCGACCGGGGCGATCGCCGGGTCCGCCGGCCCGAACCTCAGCCGGATCTCCGGCGGGACGATTCGGAATTTCCTGATCGCCTGGCTGGTCACCCCGCCCGTCGCGGGGGTCGTCGCGGCGCTGGTGTTCATCTTGGCTCGCTAGCCTGGGCGGGTGAGCGAGCCCAAGCTGGAGCGGGAGACCGCCGAGTCCTACGCCCGCTGGTTCCACGCGCTGTCGGACGCGAACCGGGTCATGATCGTGCACTTCCTGGCCCAGCAAAGTGACCCGGTTCCCGTCGGCGCGATCGTGGACCACCTCGGCATCTCCCAGCCCACGGTCTCGCACCACCTGAAGATCCTGTCCCAGGTCCGGTTCGTCACCCGCCGCCGAGCCGGGACCAGCATCCTCTACGCGATCAACCACAGCTGCGAAGTCGGCTTGCCCACCGCCGCCAACGTCGTCCTCGGCCTGCTGGCCACCCGCGACGGGAACGATCCGCTTCCGCTGGAAAGGACGTCGTGACCGAGCACCCGGCGCTGTTGCTGGTCGGCAGCGGAGATCGCCGCTACCGCGAGTACATCCTGGCCGCGCTGCGGCCGCACTTCCGGCTGTGGCTGCTCGACTCGGTCGAACCGACCTGGCAGACCGAGCACGTCGAGGGCGTCACCGTCGTCGACACCCGCGATCCCGCCGCTCTCGCCGAGGCCGCGGGCAAGCTCGGCTTCCGGCCGGACGGCGTGCTGACCTACGACGAATCCCTGGTCACCGCCGTCTCTCGGTTCGCGCGGGACGCCGGACTCCCGGGAAGCCCGCCCGAAGCCGTTCAAGCCTGCCGGGACAAGGCCGCGACCCGCTCCGTCCTGGCCGAGGCCGGGGTGCCGCAGCCCGCGTCCCGGCCGGTCGCCTCCGCCGGGGCCGCCGTCGCCGCGGCCGAGGACATCGGCTACCCGGTGGTGGTCAAGGCCAGGGGTCTGGCCGGCAGCCTCGGCGTCCTGCGCGCCGACACCGCCGACCAGGTCGCCGAGGCGTTCGCCGCGGCCGCCGGAGCGTCCTGGCCCGGCGTGCCCCGCTACGAGGCGGACGTGCTGGTCGAGGAGTTGCTCACCGGCCCGGAGATCAGCCTCGACGTCGTAGTCGAGCACGGCGTCTGCCACCCGCTGGTGATCGCCCGCAAGCAGACCGGCTTCGAGCCGTTCTTCGAGGAGACCGGCCACGTCGTCGACGCGGACGACCCGCTGTTCGACGACGCCGCGCTGCTCGACCAGCTCGACCAGGTCCACAAGGGCATCGGCTTCACCCACGGCGCC
The window above is part of the Amycolatopsis camponoti genome. Proteins encoded here:
- a CDS encoding methyltransferase domain-containing protein — protein: MTDTTTAEIQDYYRGKAAEAAEAKSCCAPDPTRFGPGAYGDIGPDEASDAALLASIGCGNPTAVAELRDGETVLDLGSGAGLDLILSARRVGPDGQVFGLDFLEEMLAVARQNIEDAEVDNVILLKGTIEQIPLPAATVDVIISNCVINLSLDKPAVFAEMARVLAPGGRLGITDVVAEDHLTPADRAERGGVSQCIAGALSQAEYLALLAEVGLTDAEVVFTQDAADGMHSAIIRARKPGADDCGPGSGCC
- a CDS encoding inorganic phosphate transporter; the encoded protein is MSFTAIVVFVLVAALAAVNGSNDVPKGVATLAGAGVTKYKTAIIWGTITTLLGCVFSLGLASKMTALFSKGIITGATTDAFAVAVLAGAAFWVGLATILRLPVSTTHALIGGMVGAGLLMSTGGVSWSAVGSKLVTPLLVSIVVAYAITLILAVVTGAATKRRSAATPPVLSSGSGDVAVQTAPVVTPEKTSARIMTAAHWFTSGATGFARGLNDTPKIVAIGAFALVPAGMQPWHIMILVTAAMAAGSLLGGMRVAEKLGEGVVKMNHREGFLANLTTAALVGVGAGAGLPMSTTHVSTGAIAGSAGPNLSRISGGTIRNFLIAWLVTPPVAGVVAALVFILAR
- a CDS encoding ArsR/SmtB family transcription factor, with the protein product MSEPKLERETAESYARWFHALSDANRVMIVHFLAQQSDPVPVGAIVDHLGISQPTVSHHLKILSQVRFVTRRRAGTSILYAINHSCEVGLPTAANVVLGLLATRDGNDPLPLERTS
- a CDS encoding ATP-grasp domain-containing protein, with amino-acid sequence MTEHPALLLVGSGDRRYREYILAALRPHFRLWLLDSVEPTWQTEHVEGVTVVDTRDPAALAEAAGKLGFRPDGVLTYDESLVTAVSRFARDAGLPGSPPEAVQACRDKAATRSVLAEAGVPQPASRPVASAGAAVAAAEDIGYPVVVKARGLAGSLGVLRADTADQVAEAFAAAAGASWPGVPRYEADVLVEELLTGPEISLDVVVEHGVCHPLVIARKQTGFEPFFEETGHVVDADDPLFDDAALLDQLDQVHKGIGFTHGATHTEFKLTPRGPRLVEVNARLGGDFIPRLGILAGGADPVVAAGHVAVGRAPAPRRPLRRTAAIRFLYPAHDCEVAATTVHPERFGPTVHEALGTAGPGTRLALPPRAYLARYGHVIAVGDDHAQVAADLSVAEELVELRSS